A stretch of the Filimonas lacunae genome encodes the following:
- a CDS encoding GH92 family glycosyl hydrolase, translating into MKHCWAVLSLLALTGTVKAQRVASVTDPVEWINPLMGTDSKGSLSNGNTYPAIAVPWGMNFWTPQTGKMGDGWQYTYGAEKIRGFKQTHQPSPWMNDYGQFAIMPVTGKAVFKEDDRASWFSHKAEVVKPYYYSVYLADHHVTAEFTPTERAAMFRFTFPAKDSAFVVVDAFDKGSYIKIIPAERKIIGYSVKYSRGKLTNFRNYFVMVFDKPFTTTSAWQNNAVETGKLELQENRVGAIVGFATSGNEQQVHVKVASSFISAEQAERNLNELGTNSFEKIQQQAKAAWNKQLGRIAIEGATIDQARTFYSCLYRTLLFPNKLYELDASGKPVHYSPYNGQVLPGYMFAGTGFWDTFRALYPFLSLMYPGINKEMQEGLINDYKEGGFLPEWSSPGFADIMVGNNSASVVADAYIKGIRGYDIETLYKALVHGANNEGPMSAVGRKGVDYYNKLGYVPYNVGINENAARTLEYAYDDFTIYQLGKALKKPEGEIGIYAERSQNYKNLFDSSSKLMRGKNEDGKFQSPFNPLKWGDAFTEGNSWHYSWSVFHDIQGLINLMGGKAAFTNMLDSVFKMPPVFDDSYYGGTIHEIREMQIVNMGQYAHGNQPIQHMLYLYNYSGQPWKSQYWIREALNRLYKATPDGYCGDEDNGQTSAWYVFSALGFYPVCPATPEYVLGAPLFPKAVLTLENGKKFTIEAKDGSDDNRYIQQLSINGKVYNKNFINHFDILQGGTMQAVMSSKPALQRGVSADAAPYSFSNK; encoded by the coding sequence ATGAAGCATTGTTGGGCCGTTTTATCCTTACTGGCACTTACAGGAACTGTTAAAGCGCAGCGTGTTGCGTCTGTCACTGACCCGGTAGAATGGATAAACCCATTGATGGGTACCGATTCCAAGGGCAGTCTTTCTAATGGCAACACCTACCCCGCCATTGCTGTTCCGTGGGGAATGAACTTCTGGACACCACAAACCGGTAAAATGGGAGATGGCTGGCAGTATACTTACGGAGCAGAAAAGATCCGCGGGTTTAAACAAACGCACCAGCCTTCGCCGTGGATGAACGACTACGGGCAGTTTGCTATTATGCCGGTTACTGGCAAAGCGGTGTTTAAGGAAGATGACAGGGCCAGCTGGTTTTCGCACAAGGCAGAGGTGGTAAAGCCTTACTACTATAGTGTATACCTGGCCGATCATCATGTAACAGCCGAATTTACACCTACAGAAAGAGCGGCTATGTTCCGTTTTACCTTCCCTGCTAAAGACAGTGCTTTTGTAGTAGTAGATGCTTTTGATAAAGGCTCTTATATTAAGATTATTCCAGCCGAGCGTAAAATAATAGGTTACTCAGTTAAATACAGCAGGGGCAAGCTTACCAATTTCAGGAACTATTTTGTAATGGTGTTTGATAAGCCTTTTACCACCACCAGCGCCTGGCAAAACAATGCTGTTGAAACCGGTAAACTGGAATTGCAGGAAAACCGGGTAGGTGCCATTGTGGGCTTTGCCACATCGGGCAACGAGCAACAGGTGCATGTGAAAGTAGCTTCTTCGTTTATCAGTGCAGAGCAGGCAGAGCGTAACCTGAATGAACTGGGTACTAACAGTTTTGAAAAGATACAACAACAGGCCAAAGCGGCCTGGAACAAACAGTTGGGGCGCATTGCTATTGAAGGCGCTACTATAGACCAGGCACGTACTTTTTATTCCTGTTTATACCGCACCTTGTTATTCCCTAACAAATTGTACGAACTGGATGCCAGTGGTAAGCCTGTGCATTACAGTCCTTATAACGGTCAGGTATTACCAGGCTATATGTTTGCCGGTACCGGCTTCTGGGACACTTTCCGTGCCTTATACCCTTTCTTAAGCCTGATGTATCCTGGCATTAATAAAGAGATGCAGGAAGGTTTGATCAATGATTATAAAGAAGGCGGTTTTTTACCGGAATGGAGCAGCCCGGGATTTGCAGATATTATGGTGGGTAACAATTCGGCTTCGGTGGTAGCAGATGCTTATATCAAGGGCATACGTGGTTATGATATTGAAACCTTATACAAAGCATTGGTACATGGCGCCAACAATGAAGGCCCTATGTCGGCGGTAGGCCGTAAGGGTGTGGACTATTACAACAAGCTGGGTTATGTGCCTTATAATGTTGGGATTAATGAAAACGCAGCCCGCACACTGGAATATGCTTATGACGATTTTACTATTTACCAGCTAGGCAAGGCCCTGAAAAAGCCGGAAGGGGAAATTGGTATTTATGCAGAAAGAAGTCAGAATTATAAAAACCTGTTCGACTCTTCGTCTAAACTGATGCGCGGTAAGAATGAAGATGGCAAATTTCAGTCGCCTTTTAATCCTTTGAAATGGGGCGATGCTTTTACCGAAGGCAACAGCTGGCATTATTCCTGGTCGGTGTTTCATGATATCCAGGGTTTAATAAACCTGATGGGTGGTAAAGCGGCGTTTACCAATATGCTGGATTCGGTGTTTAAAATGCCGCCTGTGTTCGATGATAGTTACTATGGAGGTACTATTCACGAAATACGCGAAATGCAGATTGTGAACATGGGCCAGTATGCACATGGCAACCAGCCTATACAGCACATGTTGTATTTATACAACTATTCGGGCCAGCCCTGGAAATCGCAATACTGGATAAGAGAAGCGTTGAACCGTTTATACAAGGCCACGCCTGATGGCTATTGCGGCGATGAAGATAACGGGCAAACTTCTGCCTGGTATGTATTCTCTGCATTGGGCTTTTACCCGGTGTGCCCTGCTACGCCTGAGTATGTGCTTGGTGCGCCCCTGTTTCCCAAAGCAGTGCTTACGCTGGAAAATGGTAAAAAGTTTACCATTGAAGCCAAAGATGGCAGTGACGATAATCGTTATATACAGCAGTTGAGCATTAACGGAAAAGTATACAATAAAAACTTTATTAATCATTTCGATATTTTACAAGGCGGGACTATGCAGGCAGTAATGAGTAGCAAGCCAGCGCTGCAAAGAGGTGTGTCTGCGGATGCAGCCCCGTATTCGTTTTCCAATAAATAG
- a CDS encoding T9SS type B sorting domain-containing protein, translated as MRKSKSLYLLAALALIMGSVHAQDLTTGGVLTASADNASGADGSEGSKKVVDNDITTKFLCTYTSPLLMQLQFSAAQTVGQYTLTSGNDGPTRDPKTWKLEGSNNGSTWTVVDTRTNEAFPDRKQTRVFDIASAPAAYLYYRMNISANNGSTLFQLSEWRLLGASAASGVPSALKALALSGTTVSLSWTNNSVNNSSFELQRSADGTNYTTIATGATTTYMDTKAAINTTYQYRVRAVNKYGSTAYSTVASVTTYNSGGELLDMTDDGGVLTVDKENTNVNENSPHLIDNNTGTKYLIPQAQLSVPADYWMMYKAVKSKLLIYYTITSGNDAEERDPKDWTLEGSNDGSTWVQLDKQTGQTFSGRGVTRNFYLSSSATAYQYYKWHVTAGNSTSNVPSQIAEWELYGLDPDAPLPAAGLTVSNVLVSSVKVTWTTSSSATVTGYELQRSKDTDENFETITTTAASANNYTDAGLLGGTRYYYRLRAKAGDAVSIFTNVVDTITVWDPELPLTPQALTAAVTSDTSVLLTWEDKSDIETGYTIERSTNGTSFTLIATVDANVVSYEDTTLTMATQYWYRVRAFNAKGTSNYTDVVDVITSGSNTAPTLDAISDIETCNTSVQTITIKGITAGEEAGQTVSLGVVSDNSNVFAALSISNVVNGEATITYQVNGVADTAVVTVTATDNGGTLNEGVDTYSQSFTVIVSPIHVTITANPGTLINRYETVQLTASGAATYVWDSAHGIVGAQNADVLTVKPTVNTLYKAKGTDAQGCIDSASVVVKLDTDYNLKPVNVLTPNGDGKNDTWVIWNISSFPNNKVTVFDRAGRSVFHAVNYTNTWNGTVNGAPLAQGTYVYVIELGNGIEPVKGVLTIIRDRN; from the coding sequence ATGAGAAAAAGTAAATCCCTATACCTCCTGGCTGCATTGGCGTTGATAATGGGCAGTGTGCATGCACAGGATTTAACAACGGGCGGTGTATTAACTGCATCGGCTGATAATGCTTCCGGTGCGGATGGTAGCGAAGGCTCTAAAAAAGTGGTGGACAATGATATCACTACCAAATTCCTTTGTACCTATACATCACCTTTATTAATGCAGTTGCAGTTTAGTGCTGCACAAACGGTGGGGCAGTATACGCTTACATCGGGTAACGATGGCCCTACCCGCGATCCTAAAACATGGAAGCTGGAAGGCTCTAATAACGGCAGCACCTGGACGGTGGTAGATACACGTACCAACGAAGCTTTTCCAGACCGCAAGCAAACGCGTGTATTTGATATTGCCAGCGCTCCTGCGGCTTACCTGTATTACCGGATGAATATTTCGGCTAATAATGGCAGCACGCTGTTTCAGCTTTCTGAGTGGCGTTTGCTGGGGGCTTCGGCAGCTTCGGGCGTGCCATCGGCCTTAAAAGCATTGGCTTTGTCTGGTACCACTGTTTCACTCAGCTGGACAAATAACTCAGTCAACAACAGTTCCTTCGAATTGCAACGCAGTGCGGATGGTACTAATTATACCACTATTGCCACAGGGGCCACAACTACTTATATGGATACGAAAGCTGCTATTAACACTACTTACCAGTATCGTGTACGGGCGGTGAACAAATACGGTAGTACTGCTTATTCCACTGTGGCTTCTGTTACTACATATAATTCTGGTGGCGAGCTGCTGGATATGACAGATGATGGCGGTGTGTTAACGGTGGATAAAGAGAACACGAATGTTAACGAAAACTCGCCCCATTTAATTGATAACAATACCGGCACCAAATACCTGATACCACAGGCTCAGTTATCGGTTCCGGCCGATTACTGGATGATGTATAAAGCAGTGAAATCGAAACTGCTGATATATTATACCATCACTTCGGGCAATGACGCAGAAGAGCGAGATCCGAAAGACTGGACGCTGGAAGGTTCTAATGACGGCAGTACCTGGGTACAGTTGGATAAGCAAACCGGGCAAACGTTTTCGGGCAGGGGCGTAACGCGTAACTTTTATCTCAGCAGCAGCGCTACTGCTTATCAATATTACAAATGGCATGTTACTGCTGGTAACTCTACTTCTAATGTTCCCAGTCAGATAGCGGAATGGGAGCTGTACGGGCTTGACCCCGATGCTCCTTTGCCCGCTGCCGGGCTTACTGTAAGTAACGTGCTGGTGTCGTCAGTTAAGGTAACCTGGACCACCAGTAGCAGCGCTACGGTTACAGGTTATGAGTTGCAGCGTTCAAAAGATACGGATGAAAATTTCGAAACCATTACTACTACTGCTGCATCTGCGAACAATTATACCGATGCCGGGTTGTTGGGTGGTACCCGTTATTACTATCGCCTGCGGGCAAAAGCGGGTGATGCGGTTTCTATCTTTACCAATGTGGTGGATACTATTACGGTATGGGATCCTGAACTGCCGTTAACACCCCAGGCTTTAACAGCAGCAGTTACTTCCGATACTTCCGTACTGCTTACCTGGGAAGATAAATCGGATATTGAAACAGGATATACTATTGAACGCTCCACTAACGGCACCTCCTTTACACTGATAGCAACGGTAGATGCCAACGTGGTAAGCTATGAAGATACCACTCTTACCATGGCTACTCAATACTGGTATCGTGTAAGGGCCTTTAACGCCAAAGGTACTTCTAACTATACCGACGTGGTAGATGTGATCACTTCCGGAAGCAACACGGCTCCTACGCTGGACGCTATCAGTGATATTGAAACCTGTAACACTTCTGTACAAACTATCACTATCAAAGGTATTACTGCCGGAGAGGAAGCCGGGCAAACGGTTTCTTTAGGGGTAGTAAGCGATAATAGCAATGTGTTTGCTGCTTTATCTATCAGTAATGTGGTTAACGGAGAAGCTACTATTACCTACCAGGTAAATGGGGTGGCCGATACTGCCGTGGTAACTGTTACCGCCACGGATAACGGCGGTACGTTAAATGAGGGTGTAGATACTTACTCGCAAAGCTTTACGGTCATTGTAAGTCCTATTCATGTGACCATCACTGCCAATCCGGGCACTCTCATCAATCGCTACGAAACGGTACAACTTACGGCTTCTGGTGCTGCTACTTATGTGTGGGATAGTGCGCATGGTATTGTGGGGGCGCAGAATGCCGATGTGTTAACGGTGAAGCCTACGGTAAACACCTTGTATAAAGCAAAGGGAACGGATGCGCAGGGCTGTATTGATTCGGCATCGGTGGTAGTGAAGCTGGATACAGATTATAACCTGAAACCGGTGAACGTGCTTACTCCTAATGGCGATGGTAAGAATGATACCTGGGTTATCTGGAATATCAGCTCTTTCCCTAATAACAAGGTAACCGTGTTTGACCGCGCGGGACGCAGTGTATTTCATGCGGTAAACTATACCAACACCTGGAACGGTACTGTAAACGGTGCGCCGCTGGCCCAAGGCACTTATGTATATGTGATTGAGCTGGGCAATGGCATTGAACCGGTAAAAGGAGTGTTAACCATTATTCGCGATCGTAACTAA
- a CDS encoding basic secretory protein-like protein produces MIKNRWKILATGILMLVAGRSFAQDWSYISEQDILSKDSVTRGEYTLIFINKDSAMDKGLQQRMTDAFFTVYPKQAKLYNPATIKKVIFIMDPGYKGVAATAAGIVRYNPEYMHKHPKDIDVVTHEVMHLVQSYPGGAGPGWVTEGIADYVRFKMGVDNAGDGWKLPEFNASQHYTNSYRVTARFLVWIEKQYDKKFVKGLDNALRTHTYTENYWKAKTGKTVNELWQEYALNPVI; encoded by the coding sequence ATGATAAAAAACAGGTGGAAGATTTTGGCCACCGGCATACTGATGCTGGTGGCAGGGCGAAGCTTTGCCCAGGACTGGAGTTATATCAGCGAGCAGGATATACTCTCTAAAGATTCTGTTACCAGGGGAGAATACACGTTGATATTCATAAACAAAGATTCTGCTATGGACAAGGGGTTACAACAAAGAATGACGGATGCCTTTTTTACGGTATATCCTAAGCAGGCGAAGCTGTATAACCCCGCTACTATTAAAAAGGTGATTTTTATAATGGACCCCGGTTATAAAGGTGTGGCTGCTACTGCGGCGGGCATAGTAAGGTATAACCCGGAATATATGCACAAGCATCCGAAAGATATTGATGTGGTAACACATGAAGTAATGCACCTGGTGCAATCGTATCCTGGTGGTGCAGGGCCGGGTTGGGTAACAGAGGGGATTGCAGACTATGTGCGTTTTAAAATGGGCGTGGACAATGCAGGTGATGGCTGGAAGTTACCCGAATTCAATGCTTCGCAGCACTATACCAATAGCTACCGTGTTACTGCGCGCTTTTTGGTATGGATTGAAAAACAGTATGATAAAAAGTTTGTAAAAGGGCTGGACAATGCTTTGCGCACCCACACGTATACAGAAAACTACTGGAAAGCTAAAACAGGAAAAACAGTAAACGAATTGTGGCAGGAATATGCACTGAATCCTGTAATTTAA
- a CDS encoding GH92 family glycosyl hydrolase has translation MKSKFPLIILLPCSFAAAQTRPVDNLVQYVKPIIGTQRMGHTYPGATVPFGMVQLSPDTDTLSYEQNGAYNKDVYKYCAGYQYDDKTIVGFSHTHFSGTGHSDLGDFLIMPTVGALQLNPGTADKPLSGYRSAFSHSNEVAEAGYYKVKLDDDHITAELTATARVGLHQYTFPASDKSHIILDLMHGIYNYDAKNVWTYVQVVNDSLVTGYRQTNGWGRTRTVYFAMSFSKPFKHYGSKDYSDKQVYRGFWRKFNQEDNFPELAGKKLRMYFDFDTRQDEKILVKFALSPASSAGALLNLRTELPGWDFEQVKQQAQQAWQHELEKIMITAKDTEAKENFYTSLYHTFINPTTYMDVDGNYKGLDQNVHKAEGFTNYTTFSLWDTYRALHPFFNLVQPKRNADMMQSMLAHFNQTALHMLPVWSHYANENWCMTGYHSVSLLADAVVKGNAPFDVNKALDACVTTASNRWFEGVGYYIDKGYVPEDKSGASVSKTLEYAYDDWAIAQMAKKLNRMDVYNTFIKRAGYYKNVFDASTGFMRPRLSDGSFKKEFDPLDTEGQGFIEGNAWNYSLYVPQAPDSLIAMMGGRKRFAAHLDSLFTMELPDKYFEHTEDITRDGIIGNYVHGNEPSHHVVYLYNWTGMPWKTQERVRMILKHQYHTGPAGLGGNDDCGQMSAWYLFSTLGFYPVAPGSDEYAIGSPAIDKAVITLENGNTFTIEAQNQGDNNVYVKQLLLNGVPYNKYTIRHADIVKGGKLVFVMSNKH, from the coding sequence ATGAAAAGTAAATTCCCCTTAATAATATTGTTGCCCTGCTCTTTTGCAGCAGCGCAAACCAGGCCCGTGGATAATCTGGTGCAATATGTAAAACCTATTATAGGCACCCAGCGTATGGGGCATACTTATCCGGGGGCTACGGTGCCGTTTGGTATGGTGCAGCTGAGTCCGGATACGGATACTTTAAGCTATGAACAAAATGGCGCCTACAATAAAGACGTGTATAAATATTGCGCAGGTTACCAGTATGATGATAAAACGATTGTAGGGTTTAGTCATACGCATTTCAGTGGTACTGGGCATTCTGATCTGGGCGATTTTTTAATCATGCCTACAGTGGGTGCTTTGCAGTTAAACCCTGGTACTGCCGATAAGCCGTTGAGCGGTTACCGTTCCGCTTTTTCGCACAGTAACGAAGTGGCAGAGGCGGGCTACTATAAGGTAAAGCTGGACGATGATCATATTACGGCTGAGCTTACAGCTACTGCACGGGTAGGTTTGCATCAGTATACCTTTCCGGCTTCGGACAAATCGCATATTATACTGGATCTGATGCATGGCATTTATAACTATGATGCCAAAAATGTATGGACCTATGTGCAGGTGGTAAATGACTCGCTGGTTACGGGTTACCGTCAAACCAACGGCTGGGGCCGCACGCGTACCGTATATTTTGCCATGAGCTTTTCCAAACCGTTCAAGCATTATGGCAGTAAAGACTATTCTGATAAGCAGGTATATCGTGGCTTCTGGCGCAAGTTTAACCAGGAGGATAACTTCCCGGAACTGGCTGGTAAAAAGCTGCGCATGTATTTTGACTTTGATACCCGCCAGGATGAAAAGATACTGGTAAAGTTTGCCTTATCACCCGCAAGCAGTGCGGGGGCGTTGTTAAACCTGAGAACAGAATTGCCCGGCTGGGATTTTGAGCAAGTGAAGCAACAGGCACAACAGGCCTGGCAACACGAACTGGAAAAAATTATGATCACTGCAAAGGATACAGAAGCCAAAGAAAACTTTTATACATCCCTGTATCACACCTTTATTAACCCCACTACCTATATGGATGTAGATGGTAATTATAAAGGCCTGGATCAGAATGTGCATAAAGCAGAAGGCTTTACCAATTACACCACCTTCAGTTTATGGGACACCTATCGTGCCCTGCATCCGTTTTTTAACCTGGTGCAGCCCAAAAGGAATGCAGATATGATGCAATCTATGCTGGCGCATTTTAACCAAACAGCATTGCACATGTTACCGGTATGGAGCCACTATGCCAATGAAAACTGGTGCATGACGGGCTATCATTCGGTTTCGCTGCTGGCCGATGCCGTGGTGAAAGGCAACGCGCCTTTTGATGTCAATAAAGCATTGGATGCCTGTGTAACCACTGCCAGCAACCGTTGGTTTGAAGGCGTGGGATATTACATAGATAAAGGGTATGTGCCGGAAGACAAAAGCGGTGCTTCGGTGTCTAAAACACTGGAATATGCTTATGACGACTGGGCCATTGCGCAAATGGCTAAAAAGCTGAACCGGATGGATGTGTACAACACTTTTATTAAAAGAGCAGGTTACTATAAAAACGTATTTGATGCTTCTACCGGTTTTATGCGTCCGCGTTTAAGTGATGGCAGCTTTAAAAAAGAGTTTGATCCCCTGGATACCGAAGGACAGGGCTTTATAGAAGGTAATGCGTGGAACTACAGTTTGTATGTACCGCAAGCGCCTGATAGCCTTATCGCTATGATGGGCGGTCGTAAACGTTTTGCGGCGCACCTGGATTCGCTGTTTACCATGGAGCTGCCGGATAAATACTTTGAGCATACTGAGGATATTACCCGTGATGGCATTATTGGTAATTATGTGCATGGCAACGAGCCTTCGCACCACGTGGTGTATTTGTATAACTGGACGGGCATGCCCTGGAAGACACAGGAAAGGGTGCGTATGATTTTAAAGCATCAGTATCATACCGGTCCGGCGGGACTGGGTGGTAACGATGATTGCGGGCAAATGAGCGCCTGGTATCTGTTCAGTACACTTGGCTTTTATCCGGTAGCGCCTGGTAGCGATGAATATGCTATTGGCAGTCCGGCTATTGATAAGGCGGTGATTACACTGGAAAATGGTAACACGTTTACCATTGAAGCGCAAAACCAGGGTGATAACAATGTATATGTAAAGCAGCTGTTATTGAATGGTGTTCCTTATAATAAATACACCATCCGCCATGCGGATATTGTCAAAGGTGGCAAGCTGGTATTTGTGATGAGCAATAAGCATTAA
- a CDS encoding PorP/SprF family type IX secretion system membrane protein: MNPIYSYRKLMSMLLAAACVAAAGTARAQLLPSGTGYFQNRYVLNPAFAGFTRQLTVNAAYRREQANIDQGPTSQYVTADYGLTNSVGVGVNAYNEKAGVLKNTNVMATYAYHISFSESRKLHLGLSAGVRNERIDYGAVNGEQDDATLTSFNSRGVQFDADFGAAYTDGGLTIQAAAPGLVTNFKSSTSSWVNKPVFFAAASYKVKISEDGEGIWLQPMAMFRQVKGYDNLVDAGAQCSFLEERMYVFGMYQSSKSFMAGAGAGIIKDVITINAVYNTRVNALKGYSGGNFEIGFTLKPGHLAKH, from the coding sequence ATGAACCCGATATATTCATACAGAAAACTGATGAGCATGTTGCTGGCTGCTGCCTGTGTGGCAGCAGCGGGCACTGCCCGCGCACAACTGTTGCCATCCGGCACCGGTTATTTTCAAAACCGTTATGTGTTGAATCCTGCCTTTGCCGGCTTTACACGCCAGTTAACGGTGAATGCGGCTTACCGCAGAGAGCAGGCTAACATTGACCAGGGTCCTACTTCTCAATATGTAACAGCTGATTATGGACTTACCAATAGTGTAGGCGTGGGCGTAAATGCGTATAACGAAAAGGCAGGCGTATTAAAGAACACGAATGTAATGGCTACCTATGCCTATCATATTTCTTTTTCAGAAAGCCGCAAGCTGCATTTGGGTTTATCGGCCGGTGTGCGTAATGAGCGAATTGATTATGGTGCAGTGAACGGAGAACAGGATGATGCTACTTTAACGAGTTTTAACAGCAGGGGTGTGCAATTCGATGCTGACTTTGGGGCCGCTTATACGGATGGAGGATTGACTATACAGGCGGCTGCTCCGGGGTTGGTAACCAATTTTAAAAGCAGCACCAGTAGCTGGGTAAATAAGCCCGTGTTTTTTGCAGCGGCTTCGTATAAGGTAAAAATAAGTGAAGATGGTGAAGGTATCTGGCTGCAACCTATGGCCATGTTCAGGCAGGTGAAAGGGTATGATAACCTGGTAGATGCCGGGGCGCAGTGTAGCTTTTTGGAGGAACGTATGTATGTGTTTGGCATGTACCAGAGCAGCAAGAGCTTTATGGCGGGTGCGGGTGCCGGTATTATCAAAGATGTGATAACGATCAATGCGGTATACAATACCCGTGTAAATGCTTTAAAAGGGTATTCCGGTGGCAATTTTGAAATTGGTTTTACGCTTAAGCCGGGCCACCTGGCTAAGCACTAA